The following proteins come from a genomic window of Pseudomonas putida:
- a CDS encoding glycine dehydrogenase (aminomethyl-transferring): protein MSQSPSLHQLQELNPFLRRHLGPDATEQQAMLNALGINSRNELIEQTVPPDIRLNRPLDLPAALDEQAALAKLAGYAEQNQVWTSLIGMGYHGTITPTVILRNVLENPGWYTAYTPYQPEIAQGRLEALLNFQQMVIDLTGLALANASLLDEATAAAEAMALAKRVARNKSNAFFADEHCHPQTLSVLKTRAEGFGFELIVDSVDNLAKHSVFGALLQYPDTHGEVRDLRPLIDQVHSQQALACVAADLLSLVVLAPPGELGADVVLGSTQRFGVPMGYGGPHAAYFACRDDYKRAMPGRIIGVSRDARGNTALRMALQTREQHIRREKANSNICTAQVLLANIAGFYAVYHGPEGLQRIAQRVHRLTFILAAGLEAKGIKRLNQHFFDTLTLDVGGAQAAIIESAEAAHINLRILGRGHLGVSLDETCNEQTVLRLLDIFLGVDHGLEITALDQLALPEGIPASLVRRTPFLAHPVFNLHHSETEMLRYLKQLENKDLALNQSMIPLGSCTMKLNATSEMIPITWPGFAQLHPFAPAAQAAGYKAMIDELESWLCAITGFDAICMQPNSGAQGEYAGLMAITRYHRSRHQPMRTLCLIPSSAHGTNPASAQMAGMEVVIVDCDNDGNVDLADLKAKAHAAGERLSCLMITYPSTHGVYEEGIREICEVVHHHGGQVYMDGANLNAQVGLARPADIGADVSHMNLHKTFCIPHGGGGPGMGPIGIRAHLKPFVASHPVVPVPGLDPNNSAVSAAPWGSASILPISWMYIAMMGPQLADASEVAILSANYLASQLGAAFPVLYRGRNQRVAHECILDLRPLKALTGISEEDVAKRLMDYGFHAPTMSFPVPGTLMVEPTESESKAELDRFVEAMLAIRAEIDEVQQGNWPAENNPLKHAPHTLADVLGVWDRPYSLEQAVAPSAHVRQHKYWPAVNRVDNVYGDRNLFCACVPVEAYR, encoded by the coding sequence ATGTCCCAGTCGCCATCCCTGCATCAACTGCAAGAGCTCAACCCATTTTTGCGCCGCCACCTGGGCCCCGATGCCACAGAGCAGCAGGCCATGCTCAACGCGCTGGGTATCAACAGCCGCAACGAACTGATCGAGCAAACCGTTCCGCCAGACATCCGCCTCAATCGCCCCCTCGACCTGCCTGCGGCACTGGACGAGCAAGCCGCCCTGGCCAAGCTCGCCGGCTACGCCGAACAGAACCAGGTCTGGACCAGCCTCATCGGCATGGGCTACCACGGCACCATCACCCCCACAGTCATCCTGCGCAACGTGCTGGAGAACCCTGGCTGGTACACCGCCTACACGCCCTACCAACCCGAAATTGCCCAAGGCCGGCTGGAGGCGCTGCTGAACTTCCAGCAAATGGTCATCGACCTTACTGGCCTGGCTCTGGCCAATGCCTCGCTGCTCGATGAAGCCACCGCTGCCGCCGAAGCCATGGCCCTGGCCAAGCGGGTGGCACGCAACAAGAGCAACGCCTTCTTCGCCGACGAGCACTGCCATCCGCAGACCCTTTCGGTACTCAAGACCCGCGCCGAGGGCTTCGGTTTCGAGCTGATCGTCGACTCTGTGGATAACCTTGCCAAACACTCGGTGTTCGGTGCTTTGCTGCAGTACCCCGACACCCACGGTGAAGTGCGCGACTTGCGCCCGCTGATCGACCAGGTGCACAGCCAGCAGGCCTTGGCCTGCGTGGCCGCGGACTTGCTCAGCCTGGTAGTGTTGGCGCCGCCCGGAGAACTGGGCGCCGATGTAGTGCTGGGCTCGACCCAGCGCTTTGGTGTGCCGATGGGTTACGGCGGGCCTCACGCGGCCTACTTCGCCTGTCGCGATGACTACAAGCGGGCTATGCCGGGACGCATCATCGGCGTGTCACGCGATGCCCGTGGCAACACCGCACTACGTATGGCCCTGCAGACCCGCGAGCAGCATATTCGCCGCGAAAAGGCCAACTCCAACATCTGCACGGCCCAGGTGCTGCTGGCCAACATTGCTGGCTTCTACGCGGTTTACCATGGCCCGGAAGGCCTGCAGCGTATCGCTCAGCGTGTGCACCGGCTGACCTTCATCCTGGCTGCCGGCCTCGAGGCCAAAGGCATCAAACGCCTCAATCAACACTTCTTCGACACCCTTACCCTGGATGTTGGCGGTGCCCAGGCGGCCATCATTGAAAGCGCCGAGGCCGCGCACATCAATTTGCGTATTCTCGGTCGCGGGCACCTGGGGGTGAGCCTGGATGAAACCTGCAACGAACAGACGGTGCTGCGCCTGCTCGACATCTTCCTGGGGGTGGATCATGGCCTGGAAATCACCGCCCTCGACCAGCTGGCCCTGCCTGAAGGTATCCCTGCCAGCCTGGTGCGACGCACGCCATTCCTCGCCCACCCCGTGTTCAACCTGCATCACAGCGAAACAGAGATGCTGCGCTATCTCAAGCAGCTAGAGAACAAGGACCTGGCGCTTAACCAGTCGATGATCCCGTTGGGCTCGTGCACCATGAAACTCAACGCCACCAGTGAGATGATCCCCATCACCTGGCCCGGTTTTGCCCAGCTGCACCCGTTCGCCCCGGCGGCCCAGGCAGCAGGCTACAAGGCGATGATCGACGAACTGGAAAGCTGGCTGTGCGCGATCACCGGCTTCGATGCGATCTGCATGCAGCCTAACTCCGGTGCTCAGGGTGAATACGCCGGCCTGATGGCCATCACGCGCTATCACCGCAGCCGCCATCAGCCGATGCGCACGTTGTGCCTGATCCCGTCGTCGGCCCACGGCACCAACCCGGCGTCGGCACAGATGGCCGGCATGGAAGTGGTGATCGTCGATTGCGACAACGATGGCAACGTCGACCTGGCTGACCTCAAGGCCAAGGCACACGCGGCCGGTGAGCGTCTGTCGTGCCTGATGATCACCTACCCCTCGACCCACGGTGTGTACGAAGAGGGGATACGCGAAATCTGCGAGGTGGTGCACCATCACGGCGGCCAGGTTTACATGGACGGTGCCAACCTCAATGCCCAGGTGGGCCTGGCGCGCCCCGCAGACATTGGGGCCGATGTTTCACACATGAACCTGCACAAGACGTTCTGCATTCCCCACGGTGGCGGCGGTCCAGGCATGGGGCCGATCGGTATCCGCGCGCACCTCAAGCCGTTCGTCGCCAGCCACCCGGTAGTGCCGGTGCCTGGGTTGGACCCGAACAATAGCGCGGTCAGCGCCGCCCCTTGGGGCAGTGCAAGCATCTTGCCGATAAGCTGGATGTACATCGCCATGATGGGCCCGCAGCTGGCCGACGCCAGCGAGGTGGCTATCCTCTCGGCCAACTATCTCGCCAGCCAGTTGGGCGCGGCGTTCCCGGTGCTCTACCGCGGACGCAACCAGCGTGTGGCGCATGAGTGCATCCTTGACCTACGGCCGTTGAAGGCACTGACAGGCATCAGCGAAGAGGACGTGGCCAAGCGCCTGATGGACTATGGCTTCCACGCACCGACCATGTCCTTCCCAGTGCCGGGCACGCTGATGGTGGAGCCGACCGAGAGTGAATCGAAGGCTGAGCTGGATCGGTTTGTCGAAGCGATGTTGGCGATTCGCGCGGAAATTGACGAAGTACAGCAGGGCAACTGGCCAGCGGAGAACAACCCGCTGAAGCATGCACCGCATACCTTGGCTGATGTGCTGGGGGTATGGGACAGGCCGTATAGCCTGGAGCAGGCGGTGGCCCCCAGTGCTCACGTGCGCCAGCACAAGTACTGGCCGGCGGTGAACCGGGTAGACAACGTATATGGGGACAGGAACCTGTTCTGTGCGTGTGTGCCGGTGGAGGCTTATCGCTGA
- a CDS encoding CYTH domain-containing protein, which yields MHKETELKLRASRETLAALREHPLLKKRNKSGWQTRELLNQYFDTPERELSAARVALRLRRDGDAIIQTLKCRGQSVAGLSERNEYEWNLDKVKLDLKKLDATCWPEQLANLDKKTIKPLFTTDFSREYAEIAWGRGKSKVVIEAALDQGFVIAGKRKEEICELELELREGEPQALLELAAELAASLPLMPCDISKAERGYRLLEPDSYELDLPHTALEAEMALDDAYAALAWQLLASSQRLAEQYRHNGHWRLLQDWVECLSELRALTASLGQAAPRATTRDLRTSLDALLEDWRPLVQAGNDDEDIRRAAPEQFAEELEDVRWGQFSLETSRWLTARTWTAERKGRGERQGKAQLASWLGHLLGEEGRALKLPLYTQRPEDLAEQLPRIEQLLAWLHHARQVLEAPQMDRLYGDLKKLHELAEQPISDEVLEARIEQARAVDQSRGWKHLLKA from the coding sequence ATGCACAAAGAAACCGAACTGAAGCTCCGCGCCAGCCGCGAGACCCTTGCCGCCCTGCGCGAGCACCCTCTGCTGAAAAAGCGCAACAAGTCCGGCTGGCAGACCCGTGAACTGCTCAACCAGTACTTCGACACCCCCGAGCGTGAACTGTCCGCCGCCCGTGTCGCCCTGCGCCTGCGCCGCGATGGCGACGCGATCATTCAAACCCTCAAGTGCCGCGGCCAGAGCGTGGCCGGCCTGTCCGAGCGCAACGAGTACGAATGGAACCTGGACAAGGTCAAGCTCGACCTGAAGAAGCTGGACGCCACCTGCTGGCCCGAGCAACTGGCCAACCTGGACAAGAAAACCATCAAGCCACTGTTCACCACCGATTTCAGCCGTGAATACGCTGAAATCGCCTGGGGCCGTGGCAAGAGCAAGGTGGTGATCGAGGCTGCGCTGGACCAAGGCTTCGTGATCGCCGGCAAGCGCAAGGAAGAGATCTGCGAGCTGGAGCTGGAACTGCGCGAAGGTGAGCCGCAAGCCCTGCTGGAACTGGCCGCAGAACTGGCCGCCAGCCTGCCACTGATGCCGTGCGACATCAGCAAGGCTGAGCGCGGTTACCGCCTGCTGGAACCGGACAGCTACGAGCTGGACCTGCCGCACACCGCGTTGGAAGCCGAAATGGCCTTGGACGACGCCTATGCCGCCCTCGCCTGGCAGCTGCTGGCCAGCAGCCAGCGCCTGGCCGAGCAGTACCGCCACAACGGCCACTGGCGCCTGTTGCAGGACTGGGTCGAGTGCCTGAGCGAGCTGCGCGCACTCACTGCCAGCCTGGGCCAGGCAGCACCGCGCGCTACCACCCGCGACCTGCGCACCAGCCTTGATGCCTTGCTTGAAGACTGGCGCCCGCTGGTGCAGGCCGGCAACGATGACGAAGACATCCGTCGCGCCGCACCCGAGCAGTTTGCCGAAGAACTGGAAGACGTACGCTGGGGCCAGTTCTCGCTGGAAACCTCACGCTGGCTGACGGCCCGTACCTGGACCGCAGAGCGCAAGGGCCGCGGCGAACGCCAGGGCAAAGCGCAACTGGCCAGCTGGCTGGGGCATCTGCTGGGCGAGGAAGGCCGCGCGTTGAAGCTGCCGCTGTACACCCAGCGCCCGGAAGACCTGGCCGAGCAGTTGCCACGTATCGAGCAGCTTCTGGCCTGGCTGCACCACGCCCGCCAGGTGCTGGAAGCGCCGCAGATGGACCGCCTGTACGGCGACCTGAAAAAGCTGCACGAACTGGCCGAGCAGCCCATCAGCGATGAAGTGCTGGAAGCGCGTATCGAACAGGCTCGGGCTGTGGACCAGAGCCGCGGCTGGAAGCACCTGCTCAAGGCGTGA
- the argE gene encoding acetylornithine deacetylase gives MPLPTLKDQFAALIAAPSVSCTQPALDQSNRQVIDLLAGWLGDLGFKCDIQQVSPGKFNLLASRGTGPGGLVLAGHSDTVPYDEQLWASDPLKLTETDGRWVGLGSCDMKGFFALVIEAVIPLLEHDFKEPLLILATCDEESSMSGARALAEAGQPLGRAAIIGEPTGLRPIRMHKGILMDRIDILGRSGHSSDPSLGRSAMEAMHAVMGELMGLRQQWQQTYSNPQFTVPTPTMNFGCIHGGDNPNRICGQCALEFDLRPLPGMDVEQLRAAIREKLLPVAERHEVRIDYAPLFPEVPPFEQAADVELVQVAERLTGHRAEAVAFGTEAPYLQQLGCQTIVLGPGDIACAHQPGEYLEMSRIEPTVRLLRDLIRHYCLH, from the coding sequence ATGCCGTTGCCGACGCTGAAAGACCAGTTTGCCGCCTTGATCGCCGCGCCTTCGGTCAGCTGTACCCAACCTGCGCTGGACCAGTCCAACCGCCAGGTTATCGACCTGCTGGCCGGTTGGCTCGGCGACCTGGGTTTCAAGTGCGATATCCAGCAGGTCAGCCCCGGCAAGTTCAACCTGCTGGCCAGCCGTGGCACCGGCCCGGGAGGGCTGGTGCTGGCCGGGCACAGCGATACCGTGCCCTATGACGAACAGCTGTGGGCCAGCGACCCGTTGAAGCTTACCGAGACCGATGGCCGCTGGGTCGGCCTGGGCAGTTGCGACATGAAGGGCTTCTTCGCCCTGGTCATCGAAGCGGTCATCCCGCTGCTGGAGCACGACTTCAAGGAGCCGCTGCTGATCCTTGCCACCTGCGACGAAGAAAGCTCCATGTCCGGCGCCCGTGCCCTGGCCGAGGCCGGCCAGCCACTGGGCCGTGCAGCGATCATCGGTGAGCCTACCGGGCTGCGGCCGATCCGCATGCACAAGGGCATCCTCATGGACCGCATCGACATCCTCGGTCGCAGCGGCCATTCGTCGGACCCAAGCCTGGGGCGCAGCGCCATGGAGGCCATGCATGCGGTCATGGGTGAGCTGATGGGCCTGCGCCAGCAGTGGCAACAAACCTATAGCAACCCGCAATTCACCGTGCCGACCCCGACCATGAACTTCGGCTGCATCCACGGCGGCGACAACCCCAACCGTATCTGCGGCCAGTGCGCCCTGGAGTTCGACCTGCGGCCACTGCCTGGCATGGACGTGGAGCAACTGCGCGCGGCCATTCGCGAAAAATTGCTGCCGGTTGCAGAGCGCCATGAGGTGCGCATCGACTATGCGCCGCTGTTCCCGGAGGTGCCGCCGTTCGAGCAGGCTGCCGATGTCGAACTGGTACAGGTCGCGGAGCGCCTGACCGGCCATCGCGCTGAAGCGGTGGCGTTCGGCACCGAAGCACCTTATCTTCAGCAACTGGGCTGCCAGACCATTGTGCTGGGCCCTGGCGACATTGCCTGTGCCCACCAGCCCGGCGAATACCTTGAAATGTCACGAATCGAGCCTACCGTGCGTCTATTGCGTGACCTGATCCGGCACTATTGCCTGCACTAA
- a CDS encoding winged helix-turn-helix transcriptional regulator yields MHSELDAYDRRILELLQEDASLSSAQIAERVGLSQSPCWRRIQRLKEEGVIRGQVTLLDRKKVGLNTQIFAEVKLNAHGRSNFTEFTEAIRGFPEVLECYVLMGAVDFLLRIVTSDIEAYERFFFEKLSNVPGIQEVNSIVALSEIKSTTSLPLSR; encoded by the coding sequence ATGCACAGCGAGCTGGACGCCTACGACCGTCGCATCCTCGAACTGCTGCAGGAGGACGCTTCGCTGTCCAGTGCACAGATCGCCGAGCGCGTCGGGCTGTCGCAATCGCCGTGCTGGCGGCGCATTCAGCGCTTGAAGGAAGAGGGGGTGATTCGTGGGCAGGTGACCTTGCTGGACCGCAAGAAGGTCGGCCTGAACACGCAGATTTTCGCCGAAGTGAAACTGAACGCCCACGGGCGCTCCAACTTCACCGAGTTCACCGAGGCGATCCGCGGGTTCCCTGAGGTGCTGGAGTGTTATGTGCTGATGGGGGCTGTGGACTTTCTGCTGCGTATCGTCACGTCGGACATCGAGGCCTACGAGCGGTTCTTCTTCGAAAAACTGTCGAACGTGCCGGGGATTCAGGAGGTGAATTCGATTGTGGCGCTTTCCGAGATCAAATCCACCACTAGCCTGCCGCTATCGCGTTGA
- a CDS encoding glutamine synthetase — MSVPPRAVQLNEANAFLKEHPEVLYVDLLIADMNGVVRGKRIERTSLHKVYEKGINLPASLFALDINGSTVESTGLGLDIGDADRICYPIPDTLCNEPWQKRPTAQLLMTMHELEGEPFFADPREVLRQVVTKFDELGLTICAAFELEFYLIDQENVNGRPQPPRSPISGKRPQSTQVYLIDDLDEYADCLQDILEGAKEQGIPADAIVKESAPAQFEVNLHHVADPLKACDYAVLLKRLIKNIAYDHEMDTTFMAKPYPGQAGNGLHVHISVLDKDGNNIFTSEDPEQNAALRHAVGGVLETLPASMAFLCPNVNSYRRFGAQFYVPNAPSWGLDNRTVALRVPTGSADAVRIEHRVAGADANPYLMMAAVLAGVHHGLTNKVEPGEPIEGNSYEQLEQSLPNNLRDALRELDDSEILNKYIDPKYIDIFVACKESELEEFEHSISDLEYNWYLHTV, encoded by the coding sequence ATGTCGGTACCCCCGCGTGCCGTTCAGCTTAACGAAGCGAACGCGTTCCTTAAGGAACATCCTGAGGTTCTCTACGTTGACCTTCTGATTGCAGATATGAATGGTGTGGTGCGTGGCAAGCGCATTGAGCGCACCAGCCTCCACAAGGTTTACGAGAAAGGCATCAACCTGCCGGCCTCCCTCTTCGCCCTGGACATCAACGGTTCCACCGTCGAAAGCACCGGGCTGGGCCTGGACATCGGCGATGCTGACCGCATCTGCTATCCAATCCCCGACACGCTCTGTAACGAGCCGTGGCAAAAGCGCCCCACCGCCCAGCTGCTGATGACCATGCACGAACTGGAAGGCGAGCCGTTCTTCGCCGACCCGCGCGAAGTGCTGCGTCAGGTGGTGACCAAGTTCGACGAACTGGGCCTGACTATCTGCGCCGCATTCGAACTGGAGTTCTACCTGATCGACCAGGAGAACGTGAACGGCCGCCCGCAGCCACCACGCTCGCCAATTTCGGGCAAGCGCCCGCAGTCGACCCAGGTGTACCTGATCGACGACCTCGACGAATATGCCGACTGCCTGCAGGACATCCTTGAAGGCGCGAAAGAACAAGGCATCCCGGCCGATGCCATCGTCAAGGAAAGCGCCCCGGCGCAGTTCGAAGTCAACCTGCACCACGTGGCCGACCCGCTCAAGGCCTGCGACTACGCGGTACTGCTCAAGCGGTTGATCAAGAACATCGCCTACGACCATGAAATGGACACCACCTTCATGGCCAAGCCCTACCCGGGCCAGGCAGGCAACGGCCTGCACGTGCACATTTCCGTGCTGGACAAAGATGGCAACAACATCTTCACCAGCGAGGATCCCGAGCAGAACGCCGCGCTACGTCACGCTGTCGGCGGTGTGCTCGAGACCCTGCCCGCGTCCATGGCATTCCTTTGCCCGAACGTCAACTCGTACCGCCGCTTTGGCGCGCAGTTCTACGTGCCGAACGCGCCAAGCTGGGGCCTGGACAACCGCACCGTGGCGCTGCGCGTGCCAACGGGTTCTGCGGACGCCGTGCGCATCGAGCACCGCGTAGCCGGTGCCGACGCCAACCCGTACCTGATGATGGCTGCGGTGCTGGCGGGCGTACACCATGGCCTGACCAACAAGGTCGAGCCGGGCGAGCCGATCGAAGGCAACTCGTACGAGCAGCTGGAGCAAAGCCTGCCGAACAACCTGCGCGATGCCCTGCGCGAGCTGGACGACAGCGAGATCCTGAACAAGTACATCGATCCGAAGTACATCGACATCTTTGTCGCGTGCAAGGAAAGCGAGCTGGAAGAGTTCGAGCACTCGATCTCCGACCTCGAGTACAACTGGTACCTGCATACCGTGTAA
- a CDS encoding type II/IV secretion system protein: MHTPDNPALDLKRVLQALLADQHLHASDTLQVLEHAATHPASHPLEHIAACSLESRQRPGQPLDLEHLCQWLADKVGQPYLRIDPMQLDLPQVTGLISPAFAQRHGILIVAADASSVTVASAQPFQDDWQADLARSLGRSIRRVLASPQQIRQSAQSFHRLAQSVKGAQYQQSASLGELEQLLELGKRQAEASADDAHIVHIVDWLLQYAIEQRASDIHLEPRREQGQLRYRIDGLLHTVYAFPAGVTLALVSRLKHLGRMDVAEKRRPQDGRLQSRLPGGGEVELRLSTLPTPFGEKLVLRLFDPQQLQEGFERLGLHGQQLAQWQSLLRQRQGIILVTGPTGSGKTSTLYTSLKLLATPQVNLCTIEDPIERLEPAFNQLQVQPALDLGFANAVRAMLRQDPDIIMIGEIRDRETALVAVQAALTGHLVLSTLHTNDACAAITRLQELGVADYLIKATLIGVMAQRLVRTVCTDCQAGSSPACRACRGTGFQGRTGLFELLEPSDALRALIGPHADLTRLRRQALADGLIDLRRCGEAKVAAGQTRAEEVLRVCN; the protein is encoded by the coding sequence ATGCACACCCCCGACAACCCGGCACTCGACCTCAAGCGCGTGCTTCAGGCCCTGCTCGCTGATCAGCACCTGCACGCCAGCGATACCCTGCAAGTACTCGAACACGCCGCCACCCACCCCGCTAGCCACCCGCTGGAACACATCGCCGCCTGCAGCCTGGAAAGCCGCCAGCGCCCCGGCCAGCCCCTGGACCTGGAGCACCTTTGCCAGTGGCTGGCCGACAAGGTCGGACAACCCTACCTGCGCATCGACCCCATGCAACTCGACCTGCCCCAGGTCACCGGCCTGATCTCCCCTGCCTTCGCCCAGCGCCACGGCATCCTCATCGTCGCGGCCGATGCCTCCAGCGTCACCGTCGCCAGCGCCCAGCCTTTCCAGGATGACTGGCAAGCCGACCTGGCCCGCAGCCTCGGCCGGTCGATCCGTCGCGTACTGGCCAGCCCGCAGCAGATCCGTCAGTCGGCGCAGTCGTTCCACCGCCTGGCCCAGTCGGTAAAAGGCGCGCAATACCAGCAGTCGGCCAGCCTGGGGGAACTTGAGCAATTGCTGGAGCTGGGCAAACGCCAGGCCGAGGCCAGCGCAGACGACGCACATATCGTGCATATCGTCGACTGGCTGTTGCAGTACGCCATTGAGCAACGCGCCAGCGATATCCACCTGGAACCACGCCGCGAACAGGGCCAATTGCGCTACCGCATCGACGGCCTGCTGCACACCGTCTATGCCTTCCCCGCCGGGGTCACCCTGGCCCTCGTCAGCCGCCTTAAACACCTGGGCCGCATGGACGTTGCAGAGAAGCGCCGGCCGCAGGACGGCCGGCTGCAAAGCCGCCTGCCCGGTGGTGGCGAGGTGGAGCTGCGGCTTTCGACCCTGCCCACCCCGTTTGGCGAGAAACTGGTGCTGCGCCTGTTCGACCCGCAACAGTTGCAAGAAGGCTTCGAACGCCTTGGCTTGCACGGCCAGCAACTGGCCCAATGGCAGAGCCTGCTACGTCAACGCCAAGGCATCATCCTGGTCACCGGCCCCACCGGCTCCGGCAAGACCAGCACGCTGTACACCAGCCTCAAACTGCTGGCCACACCACAGGTCAACCTGTGCACCATCGAAGACCCGATCGAGCGTCTGGAACCAGCCTTCAACCAGCTGCAGGTGCAGCCCGCGCTGGACCTGGGGTTTGCCAACGCGGTCAGGGCCATGCTGCGCCAAGACCCCGACATCATCATGATCGGCGAAATCCGCGACCGCGAAACCGCCCTGGTAGCGGTGCAGGCAGCGCTGACCGGGCACCTGGTGCTGTCGACCCTGCATACCAACGATGCCTGCGCAGCCATCACCCGCTTGCAAGAGCTGGGTGTGGCCGACTACCTGATCAAGGCGACGCTTATCGGGGTGATGGCCCAGCGCCTGGTGCGAACCGTCTGCACCGACTGCCAGGCAGGTTCATCACCCGCCTGCCGAGCTTGCCGCGGTACCGGCTTTCAGGGGCGCACGGGATTATTCGAACTGCTCGAGCCCAGCGACGCCTTGCGCGCATTGATCGGCCCGCATGCCGACCTGACCCGTTTGCGGCGCCAGGCGCTGGCCGATGGCCTGATTGACCTGCGCCGTTGCGGCGAGGCCAAAGTAGCCGCTGGGCAGACCCGTGCCGAGGAAGTGCTGCGCGTCTGCAACTGA
- a CDS encoding DUF2388 domain-containing protein — protein MRLKTAIAAATLLSLPLGSAMADTFWRNVMTSGATTASSYLTSRDHKLVVAAQDDASSFVASEGEIRGPFLEAAMREARAENPGMQASDMELANAILAKNAVAE, from the coding sequence ATGCGTCTCAAAACCGCCATTGCCGCGGCTACCTTGCTTTCGCTGCCTCTTGGCTCGGCCATGGCCGATACCTTCTGGCGTAACGTGATGACGTCCGGTGCTACCACGGCGTCGAGCTACCTGACCTCGCGGGATCACAAGCTGGTAGTGGCCGCGCAGGATGACGCCAGCAGCTTCGTCGCCAGCGAAGGCGAGATCCGCGGGCCGTTCCTGGAAGCGGCCATGCGCGAGGCACGGGCAGAGAACCCAGGGATGCAGGCATCCGACATGGAACTGGCCAATGCCATCCTGGCCAAGAATGCGGTAGCCGAGTAA
- the argA gene encoding amino-acid N-acetyltransferase — MPDYVNWLRHASPYINAHRDCTFVVMLPGDGVEHPNFGNIVHDLVLLHSLGVRLVLVHGSRPQIESRLADRGLTPHYHRGMRITDAATLDCVIDAVGALRLAIEARLSMDIAASPMQGSRLRVASGNLVTARPIGVLEGVDYHHTGEVRRVDRKGISRLLDERSIVLLSPLGYSPTGEIFNLACEDVATRAAIELGADKLLLFGAEPGLLDADGRLVRELRPQQVAPHLQRLGSDYQGELLDAAAEACKGGVARSHIVSYAEDGALLTELFTRGGGGTLVSQEQFEVVREATIEDVGGLLELISPLEEQGILVRRSREVLEREIEQFSVVEREGMIIACAALYPIADSEAGELACLAVNPEYRHGGRGDELLERIESRARQMGLSTLFVLTTRTAHWFRERGFAPSGVERLPAARASLYNYQRNSKIFEKPL, encoded by the coding sequence ATGCCCGATTACGTCAACTGGCTGCGTCATGCATCCCCCTATATCAATGCCCATCGCGACTGCACCTTCGTGGTCATGCTCCCTGGCGATGGGGTGGAACACCCTAATTTCGGCAACATCGTCCACGACCTGGTGCTGCTGCACAGCCTGGGCGTGCGCCTGGTGCTGGTGCATGGCTCGCGCCCGCAGATCGAAAGCCGGCTGGCTGATCGCGGGCTGACCCCGCACTACCACCGGGGCATGCGTATTACTGATGCGGCCACCCTGGACTGCGTGATCGATGCCGTCGGCGCCCTGCGCCTGGCCATTGAAGCGCGGCTGTCGATGGACATTGCCGCTTCGCCCATGCAGGGCTCGCGCCTGCGCGTGGCCTCCGGCAACCTGGTCACTGCGCGGCCGATCGGCGTGCTCGAAGGCGTGGACTACCACCACACTGGCGAAGTGCGCCGGGTCGACCGCAAGGGCATCAGCCGCCTGCTCGACGAGCGCTCCATCGTGCTGTTGTCGCCCTTGGGCTACTCGCCTACCGGGGAAATCTTCAACCTGGCCTGCGAAGACGTGGCTACCCGCGCGGCCATCGAACTGGGTGCCGACAAATTGTTGCTGTTCGGCGCCGAGCCGGGCTTGTTGGACGCTGACGGTAGGCTGGTGCGCGAACTGCGCCCGCAGCAGGTTGCCCCGCATCTGCAGCGTCTTGGCAGCGACTACCAGGGCGAACTGCTGGATGCTGCGGCCGAGGCCTGCAAAGGCGGCGTGGCGCGCAGCCATATCGTCAGCTATGCCGAGGACGGCGCGCTGCTCACCGAGCTGTTCACCCGTGGCGGTGGCGGTACGCTGGTGTCGCAGGAACAGTTCGAAGTGGTGCGCGAGGCAACTATCGAGGATGTGGGTGGCTTGCTGGAGTTGATCAGCCCGCTGGAAGAGCAGGGCATCCTGGTGCGCCGTTCGCGCGAAGTGCTGGAGCGAGAGATCGAGCAGTTCAGCGTGGTCGAGCGCGAGGGCATGATCATCGCCTGTGCGGCGCTGTACCCGATTGCCGATTCCGAGGCCGGCGAGCTGGCTTGCCTGGCGGTGAACCCGGAGTACCGCCATGGCGGGCGTGGGGACGAGCTGCTGGAACGGATCGAGAGCCGGGCACGGCAGATGGGCTTGAGTACTTTGTTCGTGCTGACTACGCGCACGGCGCACTGGTTCCGCGAGCGCGGCTTTGCGCCGAGTGGCGTGGAGCGGCTGCCGGCGGCGCGGGCTTCGCTGTACAACTACCAGCGCAATTCGAAGATTTTCGAGAAGCCCCTGTAA